A genomic window from Cucumis melo cultivar AY chromosome 8, USDA_Cmelo_AY_1.0, whole genome shotgun sequence includes:
- the LOC103491385 gene encoding uncharacterized protein LOC103491385 isoform X1, with protein sequence MASLPTAAAIANVAKTATNARFFFFFSSSLSHNFDHCIPFFALPRTFSRFTPSLRKDNVAGRISRNGTRFPFSFCTTASTEPVTSDASIASSSTSMDKGDDDPEKNIKNAADMLDIRVGRIIKAWRHLEADTLYVEEVDVGEPEPRLICSGLVKYIPLDQLLDRRVVVLANLKPRNMRGIKSCGMLMAASDSLHENVELLLPPEGSIPGERIWFGSEDEKGNQPDAASPNQIQKKKIWEMVQPHLKTDGCCTAVLGSHPLRTSTGVVTSTSLKHANIS encoded by the exons ATGGCTTCTCTCCCAACGGCCGCTGCAATTGCCAATGTTGCAAAAACTGCCACCAATGCCcgctttttcttcttcttctcttcttctctttcccaTAACTTCGACCATTGTATCCCCTTCTTCGCTCTACCTCGAACTTTTTCTCGTTTCACTCCATCCCTTCGTAAGGATAATGTCGCCGGAAGAATCTCCAGAAATGGTACACGGTTTCCGTTCTCATTTTGCACTACTGCATCCACTGAGCCCGTCACCAGTGACGCCTCCATTGCATCATCTTCCACATCAATGGATAAGGGCGACGATGATCCGGAAAAGAATATTAAGAATGCGGCTGACATGCTCGATATTAGGGTTGGACGAATCATTAAGGCTTGGAGACATCTGGAGGCTGACACTCTTTATGTTGAAGAAGTTGATGTTGGTGAACCCGAGCCGAGGCTTATTTGCAGCGGCCTTGTTAAATATATCCCTCTCGATCAACTTCTG GATAGAAGAGTTGTTGTCCTTGCAAATTTGAAGCCAAGAAATATGCGAGGCATTAAATCTTGTGGAATGCTAATGGCTGCTTCTGATTCTTTGCACGAGAATGTTGAACTTCTTTTGCCTCCTGAGGGTTCGATTCCAGGCGAAAGAATATGGTTTGGATCTGAAGATGAAAAAGGCAACCAACCTGATGCTGCTTCCCCAAACCAG ATTCAGAAGAAGAAAATATGGGAAATGGTGCAGCCTCATCTAAAAACTGACGGTTGTTGCACTGCTGTTTTGGGTTCCCATCCACTGAGGACTTCAACTGGTGTTGTCACCTCCACCTCCCTTAAACACGCAAACATCTCTTGA
- the LOC103491385 gene encoding uncharacterized protein LOC103491385 isoform X2, with the protein MASLPTAAAIANVAKTATNARFFFFFSSSLSHNFDHCIPFFALPRTFSRFTPSLRKDNVAGRISRNGTRFPFSFCTTASTEPVTSDASIASSSTSMDKGDDDPEKNIKNAADMLDIRVGRIIKAWRHLEADTLYVEEVDVGEPEPRLICSGLVKYIPLDQLLDRRVVVLANLKPRNMRGIKSCGMLMAASDSLHENVELLLPPEGSIPGERIWFGSEDEKGNQPDAASPNQILTPSGGNGQYMAIYTQK; encoded by the exons ATGGCTTCTCTCCCAACGGCCGCTGCAATTGCCAATGTTGCAAAAACTGCCACCAATGCCcgctttttcttcttcttctcttcttctctttcccaTAACTTCGACCATTGTATCCCCTTCTTCGCTCTACCTCGAACTTTTTCTCGTTTCACTCCATCCCTTCGTAAGGATAATGTCGCCGGAAGAATCTCCAGAAATGGTACACGGTTTCCGTTCTCATTTTGCACTACTGCATCCACTGAGCCCGTCACCAGTGACGCCTCCATTGCATCATCTTCCACATCAATGGATAAGGGCGACGATGATCCGGAAAAGAATATTAAGAATGCGGCTGACATGCTCGATATTAGGGTTGGACGAATCATTAAGGCTTGGAGACATCTGGAGGCTGACACTCTTTATGTTGAAGAAGTTGATGTTGGTGAACCCGAGCCGAGGCTTATTTGCAGCGGCCTTGTTAAATATATCCCTCTCGATCAACTTCTG GATAGAAGAGTTGTTGTCCTTGCAAATTTGAAGCCAAGAAATATGCGAGGCATTAAATCTTGTGGAATGCTAATGGCTGCTTCTGATTCTTTGCACGAGAATGTTGAACTTCTTTTGCCTCCTGAGGGTTCGATTCCAGGCGAAAGAATATGGTTTGGATCTGAAGATGAAAAAGGCAACCAACCTGATGCTGCTTCCCCAAACCAG ATATTAACACCCTCTGGGGGAAATGGTCAGTATATGGCAATTTACACTCAAAAGTAG